In one Acipenser ruthenus chromosome 10, fAciRut3.2 maternal haplotype, whole genome shotgun sequence genomic region, the following are encoded:
- the ier5 gene encoding immediate early response gene 5 protein produces MEFKVEAHRIMSISLGKIYNSRVQRGGIKLHKNLLVSLVLRSARQVYLNDYYQSVCLNAQQHWGQHEEVMDSDQPKTTSEPAGYTATTPSAPAATTVSEPGLPAENTPPELTIDVESLTESHAAAPTEEAEADHTDSEEDKRSDSDCRRNQPSELKGDAADPASSPTAVPLAEHLVPDNPIAPKKEAKPPQDDGGCGEADAVGGGDGDSVIETQFVIHPATSCNRKRRSSEKAAPPESPVKKTKRAPSSTPSGEEEMDTTNVSSLITIFGSSFSGLLSKDSTQTEAEAGDSDRDSGAGQICCDQVLKNLNPWTTAIVAF; encoded by the coding sequence atggaATTTAAAGTGGAGGCTCACCGGATTATGAGTATCTCGTTGGGGAAAATCTACAATTCGAGAGTCCAGAGGGGGGGGATCAAGCTCCACAAGAACCTTCTCGTGTCCCTCGTTCTCCGGAGCGCCCGGCAGGTGTACCTCAACGATTACTACCAGAGTGTGTGTCTCAACGCGCAGCAGCACTGGGGCCAGCATGAGGAAGTCATGGACTCTGACCAGCCAAAGACTACCTCTGAACCCGCAGGGTACACGGCCACAACCCCATCTGCTCCTGCAGCAACTACCGTCAGCGAACCCGGGCTACCTGCGGAGAACACGCCGCCAGAGCTGACCATCGACGTTGAAAGCTTAACTGAAAGCCACGCCGCAGCACCGACAGAGGAGGCGGAGGCAGACCACACAGACAGCGAAGAAGACAAGCGCTCCGACTCAGACTGCAGGAGAAATCAGCCCTCAGAACTGAAAGGAGACGCCGCGGATCCGGCCTCCAGTCCAACTGCTGTTCCTCTGGCAGAGCACCTAGTGCCGGATAACCCGATCGCCCCAAAGAAGGAAGCGAAACCACCTCAAGACGATGGCGGTTGCGGGGAAGCAGATGCAGTCGGAGGTGGTGACGGTGACTCAGTGATAGAAACACAATTTGTTATTCACCCGGCGACTTCATGTAATAGAAAGAGGAGAAGCAGCGAGAAAGCAGCACCGCCAGAGTctcctgttaaaaaaacaaagcggGCCCCGTCCTCCACGCCCTCAGGCGAGGAGGAAATGGACACCACGAACGTCTCCAGCTTAATTACCATCTTCGGCTCCAGTTTCTCGGGACTCTTGAGCAAAGACAGTACGCAGACAGAAGCGGAGGCGGGGGACAGTGATAGAGACTCCGGTGCTGGGCAGATATGCTGCGATCAAGTTCTGAAAAACCTCAACCCATGGACTACAGCGATCGTGGCTTTTTAA